From Abiotrophia defectiva ATCC 49176:
GTTCGACTTCTTCAATGTAGTGGGAAGAGTAGAGAATGGTGGTCCCGGTTTCTTTGATCCGATGGATAATTTCCCAGAACTGTTGGCGTGTCGAAGTATCCATGGCAGCTGTTGGTTCGTCTAGTATGAGAACGGAAGGACGTCCAATCAAGGTTAAGGCGAAGCTTAGCAGGCGGCGTTGACCACCGGATAAGGATTGGGTCATCTGATTGTATTGGCTTGGACTGAAACGCAAAATATCTTGGATTTCTTCCTGCGTCAAAGGGTAGTCATAGATGGATTGGAAGAAGCTGATTAATTCCTTGACCTTGAGGTTTTTAGGGAGTTCGTTAGTTTGAGGTAGGAGGCCGATAGTGCTCTTGAGTTTGCGGTTACCCACTGCTAGACCTTTAATGGTGATGCTCCCTTGGCTGAGGATTTTGTCATGAAGTAAGAGTTCAATCAAAGTAGTCTTGCCGGCCCCGTTAGGACCAATGAGGGCGATGCATTCGCCAGCCTCAATCGAGAAGTTGATATCTTGTAAGATGGGGCGGCCCTTGATTGTCTTGCCGGCACCTTTTACATTAATGAGACTCATAATAGTTCCCTCCTTGCTGTTGATGGTTTTATTATAGGCCAAGAAATCGGAGGCTAGTAGTAGCGCCTGTCATGACATGATGTGACATTTGTCATGACTTGGTGGATGGTAGATTTCTTAAGTTTTCCCAAAGGGCTCAGCCTAAAAGATGCCAAGGGTCGTTAAACTTGATATAATAAGGTATAACTTGAAAATAATGGAGGGATATCCATGAGATATTTATTTGACCCAACTTACTTCTTGATCATTATCGGGATGGCTTTTGCTGGTTATGCCCAATGGAAAGTAAAATCTACCTTCAGTAAATACAGTGAATGGGAAACTAGCAAGGGCACGACTGGTCGCCAAGTGGCGCAAGCTATTCTGCAACAAACTCTAATTAACAATGTTCAAGTCGAACATGTTTCAGGTGATTTGACTGACCACTATGACTCCCGTCACAAGGTCTTGCGGCTGTCTGATGCGACCGATATGGAAACTTCGGTTGCAGCCGTTGCGGTTGCTGCTCACGAATGTGGTCACGCAGTTCAAGACGCTGAGAACTACTTCCCGCTCCGTTTGCGTAATGCCTTAGTGCCTGTGACCCAAATTGGTTCAGCAGCGGCCATGCCAGTTATTATTGCCGGCTTTATTTTCCAAATGATGGGCTTGGTCCAATTCGGGATTATTCTCTTCTCCCTAGTCCTAGTCTTCCAAGTGGTGACCCTGCCAGTGGAATTCGATGCGAGTGCGCGGGCACTTAAAATTTTGGAACAAAACCAACTTTTGGCCCCAGAAGAAATGCCGGCTGCCCGCAAGGTGCTTAATGCAGCAGCCTTAACCTATGTGGCGGCAGCCAGTGCTACAGCCTTACAGTTGCTCCGTTTGATTATTCTATCTAGTCGCAACAACGACTAATGTCAGTCCAGGAGGTGGCCTATGCGCCAACTAAATCAACTTTTCAAGCGTCGGGTCAACACCCAGCTGGTGGATGAGTTACTTAATAAAACCCAGACTGAAGTTGACAAGATGCAGCCCCTCAATGTCCTAGTAGCGGGTAAAACTGGGAGTGGTAAATCCACGCTCATTAATGCCCTTTTCCGGGAAAATCTGGCAAGCACAGGCGCCGGGCTACCCATTACTCAACAGCTAGTGCGCATTACCAAGGAAGGCGTGCCTCTGACCCTCTATGATACCAAAGGGCTGGAGTTGACAGCTGAATCCCAGCGGGAGGTCTTAGCTAGTTTGTCGGATCTCCTGATTGAAAAACGTCAAGGCGACCCGCGCGATAAAATTCACGTGGTCTACTACTGCTTGAATTCGACCATGGCTAGAATTGAAGCCATGGAAATCGAAATCATCAAGACCTTGGCCCAGTATGTGCCGGTTATTCTGGTCTTGACCCAACAACTGGATCCAGGTAACCAGGAATTTCTTAATCAGTTACAGGCAATGGCGCTGCCAGTTAAGGGGATTGTGCCCATTCTGGCCAAGGCTTATAGCCTGCCTAAACAGGCCCTAGTTCCGCCTCATGGTTTGAATGAGCTCCTGGAATTGAGTCTAAATTTAGTGCCGGAGTCAGTTCACCGGGCTTTTATCAACGCCCAACAGGTCGATTTGGCAAGAAAGGTCAAAGAGGCTAGGCGTTGGGCTCAAACCTATGTGACGACTGCATTTGGGGTTGGTTTTGTGCCAATTCCGGTAGCTGACGCGACGCTCCTAGTTCCCATGCAAATTACCATGTTGGCCCATCTATCGGCCATCTTCGGGGTGTCGTTAGAGAAATCTCAGTTAATTAGCCTGGTCATGGGTTTAGGTGGGACCGGTGGCACGACTTTGGTGGGTAAACTCTTGGTATCATCTGTCTTCAAGATTCTGCCTGGTTTAGGGACAGTAACGGGTGGCGCTGTGACGGGGGCCATTGCTTCTGGTTTGACTTTGAGTCTGGCCTACAGTTATATCGAGGTCCTCAAGCAGATTGCCACGGCAGAATGCCAAGGACGCGATATGCGCCTGAGAGAAATCCAGAAAATTATGAACCGCTCTTTTGAACAGCATGTGGCGGTTGTGAACCAGGTCTTGCCTGACAATCTCAAGCAAGGTGCCTTTGTTAACTGGTTGCAGAGCTTCTTCGAAAAATTTTAGAGAAAACAAAGACCCGAGACACTTGTCTCGGGTCTTTTGTATATATCTTAGTCTTGGTCGGCTGCTTGTTTAACGGGGACATTGACGGTTTCCTCGCCTAGTTCTAGCCAGCCTATTTGGCCATTGAAACGGTCGCGTAGTTGGGCTTCTAGGGTCGCAGCTTGGTCTTGATAGATAGCCAAAGTATAGGTGACTTGGCCGGCATACTCGGTGTCCATAACCGTGACATCCAAGTCACTATGGTCCAAAAAATACTGGAAGGAATCGACCTGGTTATAGCCCAGCTCTAAAGCAATTAGCAACTGGTTGACATTAGCGACAATCGTAGCCTGATTCAAGGCTTCACTGACTGCACTGGAATAGGCACGAATGAGGCCCCCAGCTCCTAGCTTAATCCCGCCAAAGTAGCGGACTACCACGGCGGCCAGATTAGTCAACTGACGTTGTTTAAGCACTTCCAGCATGGGAACCCCGGCTGTGCCTGCAGGTTCTCCATCATCACTCATTTTCTGGGTCAGGGAATCAGGGCCAATAATATAGGCGCTACAATGATGCGCAGCCTTGTAATGTTCCTTACGCAAGGCGGCAAGGATTGGTGGAAAGTCGGCTGCATCCTGTAGAGGGTAGAGATAGCAGAGGAAGCGGGACTTCTTGATTTCGATTTCGTGGACACTGGCTTGATCAATGGTCAGATAGTTCATTGGGGCGCCTCCTTTCCACATTATTCTACCACATAGCAAGACATTTGGCGCGATATTTGATATAATCCCTCTGGAGCGTATTTTTGAATTAAGGAGGAATGTTGATGAAAGCAGCTGTGATTGTTGACTCTACTGCCTACTTATCAGAGGCCTTAGCCCAACATCCAGACGTCTATCAAGTTGCCTTGTCGGTTAATTTCAGTGATGGCTTAGTTATGAAGGATACTTCTGACCTGCAATTATTAAATGAATTTTACACCCGCCTCAAGTCTGAAAGCCAATTACCGACAACTTCTCAGCCCCAACCAGGGGATTACTTGGCCCTCTTGGACCAATTAGTGGCTACTGGCTATGATACGGTTTATGCTATTCACCTCTCCAGTGAAATCAGCGGAACCTATCAAACTGCCCATATGCTCTTGAGCGAGTATGAGGATAAATTAGACGCTTATGCGGTAGACTCTGGCTCATCCTGCATGGTCATGGAAATCTTAGTCAAGGAAACCTTAGGCTGGATTGACCAAGGTTTGTCAGCAGAGGAAGTGGGGCGTCGCCTAGAATGGTCAGCTCGTCATTCGGATGTCTATCTCATGGTAGGAGATCTCAATAACTTGGTTAAGGGTGGCCGCCTGTCGGCTTCCAGCGCCATCTTGGGTAATATCTTACAGATTCGTCCCCTGCTACATTTTGAAGAAGGTAAGATTGCCGTTTCTGAGAAAATCCGCACGACCAAGAAGGTTTACCGTCGCATGGTGGAGCTAGTGGCAGAATGGCAAACACGCTACCCTCAGGGTGTGCATGTTGGCATTGGCCAAGCGGGTGCACCAGAAGATTTGAAGGTATTAGATGAAATGATGAAGGATGCTTATCCTGGTATGCCCCTTAGCTATACCAATATTGGTCCTGTCATTGGTACCCATACGGGTGATGGCACCAAGGGCTTAGGGATTGTGCCTAAGTTGCCGGCAGATTTCTAACTCTATTACTTAAATAAAAAGTCGCCATAAGTTTAACTTGTGGCGACTTTTTTGTTTAGTTGAAGTTCTAGTAATTCCGGACATAAATACTATCTACCAAATGGTTGGAGGCCTTATGCAGAATAAGGTCCGCCCGTTCACGGGTAGGGGCGATATTTTGAATCAAGTTAACTAGGTTAATGGTCTGCCAAGCCTCGTTAGCATACTGCCGGGCTTGTTCGCGTGGTTTTTGGGACAGCTCGAAGTAGTAGTTATGAGGATCTTGTTTGGCCAAGTCCAGCAAGAGCTCGAAACGTTCCATGTACCAACGTTGAATATGGACAGGATTAGCGTCGATATAGATCGAGACATCGAAGAAGTCACTGACATATAGTTTCTGGTTCTGTGGCAGTTGCAAGACATTAATACCTTCCACAATCAGGATGTCGGGATCTTCCATAACGGCTTCTTGGCCGACTAAGACATCATAGACCTGGTGGGAATAAACAGGGTAGCTAACTGGCTCTTTACGCGTCTTAATACGCTGCATGAAGTCTAGGAGGCGAGGCATATCATAGGAATCTGGGAAACCCTTGCGGCCTAGGATGCCACGTCGAATTAATTCAGCGTTAGGATAGAGAAAGCCGTCAGTTGTCATCAGGGCGACTTTACGCTCTGGATAGGTCCGGCTCAGTAGCTCATGTAAGACCCGGGCCGTCGTACTCTTGCCGACCGCGACACTCCCTGAAATCCCAATGACAAAAGGCTGGTGGGATTGGAGCGAGGGATGGTTTTGGCCCTGCAGAAATTGATATTTGGCGGACTGATAGGCTTGTTGATAGGTCATCATCATATCCAAATAATGAATCATAGGGGCATAGATGGTGGACACGTCTGCCTGAGACAGGCGGTCATTAAGTGAGACCAGTCGAGCCAATTCATGGACCTGGGGTATAGGTTGGCCCTCTTGGTGGAGCTTTTGCCACTCTTGGGGTGCGTAGCGCGTGAACATTTCCAATGACATGAGATACCTCCTGACGGGGATGCTTAGGCTTATTTTACCACAGAATCTAAGAAAGTTTAAGATTGCTTAAAACTTTCCCTAAAAATCCCACTTTTTCCTGGGATGCGCTACAATAGAACATGACGAATTGACTCGTAAAGGGGACCTTTTTGTGCCTAAAAAAATGCTAGAAAATCAACATAAAGAATTAAATATAAAAAGCCAAGTATCGGACAGCCCAGTAGGTATGGGGGCAGCCCACGGTAAAGTCATCCTTATGGGGGAGCATGCCGTTGTCTACGATTACCCAGCCATTGCCTTGCCGGTACCGGCTGTGGCCATCCGTGTCCGGGTAACACCCACCCAACACCAGGCAGACTACCTGTCCTGCCGCTACTACAAGGGGCCTTTGGCAGATGCGCCACAAGAGTTGCAAAATGTTCAGGCTGCTATTGGTTTGGCTCAGGAGCATTGC
This genomic window contains:
- a CDS encoding ABC transporter ATP-binding protein, with amino-acid sequence MSLINVKGAGKTIKGRPILQDINFSIEAGECIALIGPNGAGKTTLIELLLHDKILSQGSITIKGLAVGNRKLKSTIGLLPQTNELPKNLKVKELISFFQSIYDYPLTQEEIQDILRFSPSQYNQMTQSLSGGQRRLLSFALTLIGRPSVLILDEPTAAMDTSTRQQFWEIIHRIKETGTTILYSSHYIEEVEHTAERILVLHQGKLIRDTTPHRMRSEELTQFFTVPVRFQEVLAKRQDIMELTENSDNLTFHTKNGAEVWAALSQAGCAFSELEVARRTLLNSIFETTRDDQESEVK
- a CDS encoding zinc metallopeptidase translates to MRYLFDPTYFLIIIGMAFAGYAQWKVKSTFSKYSEWETSKGTTGRQVAQAILQQTLINNVQVEHVSGDLTDHYDSRHKVLRLSDATDMETSVAAVAVAAHECGHAVQDAENYFPLRLRNALVPVTQIGSAAAMPVIIAGFIFQMMGLVQFGIILFSLVLVFQVVTLPVEFDASARALKILEQNQLLAPEEMPAARKVLNAAALTYVAAASATALQLLRLIILSSRNND
- a CDS encoding YcjF family protein yields the protein MRQLNQLFKRRVNTQLVDELLNKTQTEVDKMQPLNVLVAGKTGSGKSTLINALFRENLASTGAGLPITQQLVRITKEGVPLTLYDTKGLELTAESQREVLASLSDLLIEKRQGDPRDKIHVVYYCLNSTMARIEAMEIEIIKTLAQYVPVILVLTQQLDPGNQEFLNQLQAMALPVKGIVPILAKAYSLPKQALVPPHGLNELLELSLNLVPESVHRAFINAQQVDLARKVKEARRWAQTYVTTAFGVGFVPIPVADATLLVPMQITMLAHLSAIFGVSLEKSQLISLVMGLGGTGGTTLVGKLLVSSVFKILPGLGTVTGGAVTGAIASGLTLSLAYSYIEVLKQIATAECQGRDMRLREIQKIMNRSFEQHVAVVNQVLPDNLKQGAFVNWLQSFFEKF
- a CDS encoding YigZ family protein, with translation MNYLTIDQASVHEIEIKKSRFLCYLYPLQDAADFPPILAALRKEHYKAAHHCSAYIIGPDSLTQKMSDDGEPAGTAGVPMLEVLKQRQLTNLAAVVVRYFGGIKLGAGGLIRAYSSAVSEALNQATIVANVNQLLIALELGYNQVDSFQYFLDHSDLDVTVMDTEYAGQVTYTLAIYQDQAATLEAQLRDRFNGQIGWLELGEETVNVPVKQAADQD
- a CDS encoding DegV family protein, coding for MKAAVIVDSTAYLSEALAQHPDVYQVALSVNFSDGLVMKDTSDLQLLNEFYTRLKSESQLPTTSQPQPGDYLALLDQLVATGYDTVYAIHLSSEISGTYQTAHMLLSEYEDKLDAYAVDSGSSCMVMEILVKETLGWIDQGLSAEEVGRRLEWSARHSDVYLMVGDLNNLVKGGRLSASSAILGNILQIRPLLHFEEGKIAVSEKIRTTKKVYRRMVELVAEWQTRYPQGVHVGIGQAGAPEDLKVLDEMMKDAYPGMPLSYTNIGPVIGTHTGDGTKGLGIVPKLPADF
- the coaA gene encoding type I pantothenate kinase, giving the protein MSLEMFTRYAPQEWQKLHQEGQPIPQVHELARLVSLNDRLSQADVSTIYAPMIHYLDMMMTYQQAYQSAKYQFLQGQNHPSLQSHQPFVIGISGSVAVGKSTTARVLHELLSRTYPERKVALMTTDGFLYPNAELIRRGILGRKGFPDSYDMPRLLDFMQRIKTRKEPVSYPVYSHQVYDVLVGQEAVMEDPDILIVEGINVLQLPQNQKLYVSDFFDVSIYIDANPVHIQRWYMERFELLLDLAKQDPHNYYFELSQKPREQARQYANEAWQTINLVNLIQNIAPTRERADLILHKASNHLVDSIYVRNY